CTATTTAGATTTTCTAGGTTCCACGTGGATTAATATAATTGGTCATTGATGTGCGAAAGAAAGCCAAGTTGTacgattaatttctcttaaaatatttaatattgtatttttcttTCTTGTGTATGAAAACCCAAagcttctttctttccttcttcagTCTTCTCTCATCACCGTTTCTCTGCAATTTGATTTCTTTTGGAGAAATTTTTCAGTGACAAAAAAAGAAGATTTTTTTAGTTTACCAAAGTACTCTTCTACTGACGTTGAAACCCCAGATTTAATTCCTCgtgtaaacttttttttataagggaatttttgacatttttttttgcAGGTTTGGATATTGTTACCACATGCAGGGAAACCCTAAATTActttttgttcatttttcttattttttttgcaGTGTATTTCTCTCTATTTTTAAAGGTCTAAAGACTATGTAAAGAAAGATTCTTTCAAGGTGAAGGTGGGAGTTTTGGCTTTGATCTCATAATTTTTTGttgccttttttttttgcttaagttTTGTTTAATTTGTAACGGGCTTAGTTCTTGAGGGgtttttgtttcttaatttaCAATGTGGGTTTTGGAGAATTTAGTGAAGACTTGAAAAGGGGTTTTGTTTGGGTTAAGCATTTGAGTTGAATTGGTAAAATGGTTTTGTTTTTTAAGTGTGTTTTACCTTTGGATCTGAGCTTTGATAAATTAATGGCATGCATTGGTAgaataaattaagttctttataTTATCTTGTTCATCTAAGAATCTAATTAAGCTTCGTTGAGAAGAAAATTAAGTGACTTTGCTATAAAGTAAACAACTGCTTTGGCTAATATGGAAATATGTATAAAAGTTGTGATTGATTGTGAAGTATGAGGAATTTTGAAGTTAAAATCGAAATTCTAGTTTAATAAAAGTATGATTCTCCATTGCTATCCATTCTCCAAAAATTCATTCCCCTTCTTAGATGTTACATTGTATTTCTGTGTTTCGGGTTTCCCCACCCTTTGATGGGACCTCAAACTAGCTTATTGATTTAGCTTTCTTCTATTGGAGCATCCAACCTGTTTAGAGTCACATTTGACATGCAATTAAGATAAgatattgtttttaattcattgttGAAATCTAGCATTGAGAACTCTCATCGATGCTGTTATGGTATCTTtgtagaaaaaatgaaaaatcttgGAGTTCAAATGTAATTTAATCCATCATATTGCAGATTATGGATCGAACTCAGACATCCTAATTTTTCTTTTCGGGCATGGGAAACTATAATCTTGATCTAAAATTAGAATCGAAAGCCATCTGTAGATCCACCCCCCTGAGTTTCCTGGGAACTGCTGCCTAAGCAGCTCAGCTAGAATTGGTCTTAAGGCTTGAATTTACAATGAAACCTTAGTCTTCTTTGCTTGATTTTGTTCCGAGAAAATAATTTTGGActttatggttttagtttttaagtctttaatttttgcTCTTTCATTATGCTGTTAGTCTCCATCTCCGATTTACTGCTTATACCAAGCTATCTGGTTCATATACTGGATATTCAACTCCAAGATACTAAATCGTGGTGTGTAATTGTGATTTTTGTTGGCTTGCTTAACCAGGAAATAGGATCATTGTTTCTTTCGCTGGCTGGGGACAATGATCCTAACAAAGCAGTATCGTTGTATACACTCGTCTAGTTGTCAATGCACAAAGGGTCATCTAAGTGAAGATGTGATTTTCTTAGTGTTTCAACAACTCAACTGGAATCCAAAGTTGATTGCGACTCTTTCATGCGTATGCAAATGGTTTGATGATCTTGCCAAGAGAGTACTATGGAAAGAATTCTGCAAAACAAGGGCCCCAAAGATGATGCTTGATCTGCAGTCTAGTGGAAGTCACAGTGTTGATGGGAACTGGAGAGCCCTTGGAAAACTACTTATCTATTGTTCAGGTTGTAGCGGTGGTCGCTTGTTCAATAGTGTTCAGATCCCTGGTCATTTTGTTTACAGGACCAGGTTCTCTAGGACCTCAGGGAAGAGCTTCCTTTTACCGCAATGCCGGACTGATATTTTATATGTGTCTGACCCTTGTGAACATCTGGACCAAGGGGATGAGGGTGATGTGGGATTTTTCCGAGGAGTTTTCAAGTCATTCTTGGTGTCCAAGGTTCGGAAGATGTTGATTGACAGGGCAGCCAAGCTTCATCCAACAGCAGTGTGCCCTTATTGTAAGGCAAAGTTGTGGGACATGCTGCAAGCTAAGATGATACCACAAAGTGCAAGCTGTAGGTTGGGTGCTTATGAGGATTGTATAGAGTATTACGTGTGCCTAAATGGTCATATGCTTGGCATCTGCACCCTTTTGCCATTGTCTGATTCTGAAGAGGCATCTGAATCAGAGTGATAATTTGAATGCAAACCAGGTAATTCATGTAGTTAGAATTCATATTTTATCAGAAAGGAAGGGGGTTAAAACTTCTGAGAAAATTGGAAATGATTATTTATGGTTAGTTCAAGCGCAAAATACCCGTTCTTGGTTGCCTTGGTAGACATTTCCCATGATTTTTAGAGTACATCATCCTTAATGCTACCTAcatcttttatttcttgaatatgaGAAAGATAGTTGACAGTCTATTCATATTGTAAGGGAAGAACCATAAGACCCTTCTTTTTCTCCATGGAATTCCCTGGCGCAAATGTACTTTCTTAGTGAGCTTAATTCAATTTTTGCTAAAATTACATAAACTACCCTTTCCGATATATAACCAGGAATGTGTATGATGTGGACGTGGTTAATAATCTTTTCTTGGGAGTTTGTGCGAGTTCTTAACTGACAAAACATGCCTATATCTAAGTATATCATGTTCTTTGCAGTTTGTTTGTCATCTCATGTGTGGATTGATCTCCTGGTGGATCAGATATAGATGGTGTGGAGACAAGATGGACAGTACTAACCTTGGTTCTCTGAACCTGAAATCAACCATCATAACTCGGCCTCCTCTCTCTGGTGTTTGGTTGCTTTGTCTAAAGCCCTCACCAAGTGTTTTCTAGAAGGGTTAGAAGCTATTGCTAACCATTTGCCTTTTTCAATTATACATTGTTCTAATGATGGTCAGTGTGAAACGTGTAATATTCCGTACTTTGTACATTTATGTATGGCTCATATAGGTTTGAATAGATGATTGGCTTCTCCAATAGTTCATGAAGTTGTTGTTTAGATCATTCATTCACTCTGTTTACTTGCTTTTCTTTAAGAAAAATCATCCTGGTTTTGAAAGCCTGTTTTCCATTGACCTCTGAAATAGGTATCTCCGAATCTGATTTTTGACGAGGTCCTTGTTTCTATCTATTACATTCATTCGCCATCTTTTATGATACCTTCAAAAGGGTACCTCTGGATCCTAATTTTATAAGATTTCATCGTTCCTGTTACATAGATTCACTGCTTGTGCTTTTCCTTTTTGCCAAAATGCTAGTTGCAAAGGGGTGATAACACAGAATTGAAGTACTTAAATTCGAGCTGACATCAAATTTACTCATTGACTGGGATTCTCGTATAAATATTATGTTCAAGTAATCTTCCATATGTTATGATTGGGATAAATCAGTATATCGGGATCAAATACTTGATATGTTTGTACACGCTACTTATAAGGATAGTCATTTGGGAGAGCAACCAAGTTGCCAATTGTGAGCATTGAGAGGAGGATTATTTTCAAGCTTTGATGGTCACATGAACTGACCAGTTAAGCTTCTGTTCAATATAAAGTGATTGaagttagttttattttattttctaagttACTTACCTCGAAACTTGCTAGATATGGCTTGACCTCCTTTCAGTTTCATATGTTATACTATCTATACAATAATTAAAAGAACAATATTAGAATACAAATATAGGTGAGGTTAAAGCCATGTCATATAAATATGACAATTTGCAAATGAAGTTAgtaatttgtaaatataaatgGTGTTAACCTAAACCTCACCTAGCCTGGTTCATATGCACTCAGACTGAAGTAGTCTAAGCTGTTGCCCATGCTTTCATAATTTCTTTTGAAATACCTTATAATACATACACCAAATGTAGGATATAGTGCTAAAAATCAATTTGATCCCATTCTGGCATGTTCTCTGCCTGTTAAGAGTCTTGAAATATTAGAGTATCATGAATTAAATTCATTATCCATGTGCATGCCATCAATTATCCATACTGTCATCATATGCCATGGCATGGCAATCTGGCAGCAGGGCTCACTGTCCATCACTCTTTAGATTTGGCAGTTACTATCCATTCCAACCTTTGAAATTTTACTTCATGTCACAGAAGAATACTTATAGGAGTTCTTGCATTTGTCATCTTGGAACTGAGACATTGGGGAGCCAGAGTGGAGTTAGGTAAGCAAAGAATATTGAGAGCCACGAGCGGTATTTTGAAGCATTGAATAGTCGGTAAACTTAAAAAAAGATGTCATATACAATATGCAAGAGATTCTAAAGTGAGCTGAGGTATTTCCTTCGCTCAATTGTGTAAACCTATATCATTCGGTAAAAACTTTAAAGAGCAACTCTCAGACAGTCTTTGATAAGCTTCTTGACTACCTATTGCTTGAGTATCCAAATACCATTGAGTCTCTGAAGACTAGCTTTTGCTGGGGATCGGGCCATTCGGAACTGCCGTTTGCTCGGTGTCTACCAAGATGGTATCCTCATCTTTGAACTCCCCTCTCAAGATGCCCTTGGCAAGTTCATTTTCAACATTCTGTTGAATCACTCTTTTACTGGTCTAGCACCATAGTTTGGATCGTAACCAAGATTACCAAGAAGCTGAACAGCAGCATCCGTGATCTGAAGTTTTATTTTCTTATCTGAAAGCCTCTTTTGCACACGTTCCAGCTGTAAACAAACAGAAAAGGCAATGGAGTGACAAACCAGAAGAGAAACAACGTGAGCTTGGCAACATGATAGGGATTTGTATTTCTCTTGCAACCACAGCAGAGATCCTATGGTATTCAGGCTCCAGTATTTTCCAACATACGTATATTTAAAATTCAAGGTTTCATATATTTGGAGTCCTTAGAGGATCATATCCTTATACCTATGTCAAATATATGTCAAAAATGGGTTTAATGATCTACCGAGTGAGATCTACCTAAGACCATAAATTTTGATCAtttaaaagaatataataaaaataaagagtacGTTTTGTAACTTGCTGAATCAAAATCTATAGAAGAATCAAACCAAGCAATATCAGATTCATGGATGGCCAACCAAACTACCGACTCATTCTTAAAAGGACCATTTGCAGCATCGTAGGATAACTGTAGACTAGAGTTTTTAGTTAACCATTTACTATTGTTTTAGTAGTATATCTTAGAGATTATTTTATAGTTAAAAAATGTCATTAATATCCTTATCACATCCTATGATGGATATGACATGGTTGAGGATTCGGAATCTTTCATTCCATTATAATAGAATCTGCATCAAGTAAATGTACATGCAAGCAATTATGCCAAAAGACAGTCATCAGAGCAACTTACCTGTAATCTCACAATACTGCTTATTTCTTCGCGGTCCAAAGGCTGGAACACTATATATTCATCAACACGATTCATGAACTCAGTCGAAAAACTGCTCTTGCAGCCTCCATCACCCTCTGCTTGATAGTTCCATAAGCTATATTTTTAGGTGTGTCCTCATCTGAGTTAAGAATGTATTGTGAACCCACATTTGAAGTCATAATGATAACAGTGTTGGTAAAGCTCACAGTCCGACCCTGGAATCAGTGACTCTCCCATCATCCAATATTTGAAGGAAACATAAACACATCACCATGGGCTTTCTCTATCTCATCAAAAGAATTACAGCATATGGCCTCCGGCGAACAATCTCTGTCAGCTGTCCTCCTTCTTCATACCCCACATAACCGGGTGGAGCACCTATAAGTCTTGAAACTGCATGTTTTTCCATATACTCACTCATATCATTCGACAAGGGCTTCTTCAGTATTAAACAAGTAGGACGCAAGGGCCTTTGCAAGTTCGGTTTTCCCTACACCAGTTGGGCCAAACATGAAACTGGCAATTGGACGACGGGGTCAGGAGACCAGCTCGAGATCGTTGATAGCCTCAGTACAGATCTAACTGCGGATCTTGACCCACAACAGTTTATGCAATACTTCCTCCAATGTAATAATTTTTCTTCTCAGATTGTTGAGTTGGAAATGGTATGCCAGTCCATTTACTAACGACTTCGCATATCATTCCTGTAACTTCTTCTCTCAGCATGATTTTCCGGATTTCATGTATTCATCTAATTCGTTTTCAGCATCAGCAAGTTGACGCTGCAAAGGTTCAAGCTCCGTATTTCAGCTCAGCAGCCACGATTGAGATCATACTCCCGCTCAGCCTGCTGATCTCTACATTTACCCTGTCAATCTGTATAATTAAAACAGTTAGCAAATTacgtcctttttcttcaattgATATAAAATAAAGGTCACCCCTGTCCGGCTTCTAAATTACCGTTAGTAGGGGAAAATCAGGAACAATCAAGATGCAGTCTTCACTTGCAGATGAAAATGACAAAATGTGATGGCAGAAAATAAGTTTCTAGAGTAATTTTAGATAATACTAGCATACTTCTTCCTTGATTGACTGAATGCGTGTCATGACAGTCTTCTCATGCTCCCATTGCATCAACCTCAGCCTGTCTCTTCCTTAAGAGGGATAACTNNNNNNNNNNNNNNNNNNNNNNNNNNNNNNNNNNNNNNNNNNNNNNNNNNNNNNNNNNNNNNNNNNNNNNNNNNNNNNNNNNNNNNNNNNNNNNNNNNNNNNNNNNNNNNNNNNNNNNNNNNNNNNNNNNNNNNNNNNNNNNNNNNNNNNNNNNNNNNNNNNNNNNNNNNNNNNNNNNNNNNNNNNNNNNNNNNNNNNNNNNNNNNNNNNNNNNNNNNNNNNNNNNNNNNNNNNNNNNNNNNNNNNNNNNNNNNNNNNNNNNNNNNNNNNNNNNNNNNNNNNNNNNNNNNNNNNNNNNNNNNNNNNNNNNNNNNNNNNNNNNNNNNNNNNNNNNNNNNNNNNNNNNNNNNNNNNNNNNNNNNNNNNNNNNNNNNNNNNNNNNNNNNNNNNNNNNNNNNNNNNNNNNNNNNNNNNNNNNNNNNNNNNNNNNNNNNNNNNNNNNNNNNNNNNNNNNNNNNNNNNNNNNNNNNNNNNNNNNNNNNNNNNNNNNNNNNNNNNNNTAAGCTATTGCAAGAATTCAGAGATATTttgcatggtcgtatcaagacaTGCCAGGGGTTAAGCACTGATATTGCGGTGCATCACATCCTCATAAAGAGGAGTGtaagccagttcaacagaagctccgaaggatgagaccCGATGTGGCAGTAAAGATAAGTGAAAAGGTTAAGAAATAATTTGATGTTGAGTTCTTACAAGTGGTTAACTACTCAGAATGGTAGCCAACGTTGTCCCTGTCCTTAAGAacgatggaaaggtacgaatgtgcgtaGATTATAGAGATCTAAACAAGGCTAGCCCAAAGAACAATTTCCGTTGCCTCACATTGACACCCTAGTGGACTATACGGCAGGGtattctctatttcttttatggaTGGGTTTTCTGGAatacaatcagatcaagatgcacCCTGAAGACATGGAAAAAACCAAGTTCATAACCCTATGGGGAACGTTCTGTTATAAGGTGATATccttcgggttaaagaatgcgggagcgacataccaaagagccatggtaaccttattccatgacatgatgcataaagtaGGAGCACATTCAAGTTTTGAGGAAATTGTTCTCGAGATTGAAGaaatttcagctaaagcttaatccaaccAAATGCACTTTCAGAACCAGGTCAGGAAAATTACTTGGTTTCATGGTTAGTGAAAGGGAATTGAggttgacccagataaagtcaaggctatacaagAGCTGCCTCCGCCCCACACTTAGagagaagttcgaggtttcctgGGAAGGTTAAACTACATCGTCCGGTTTATTTCACAGCTGATAGAAAAATGTGATCCCATATTTCGTCTTCTCAAGAAACATAATCTGGACGTGTGGGACGACGAATGTCAAATGGCTTTTGACAAAATCAAACAGTACCTGGCTAATATTCTGGTGCTAGTACCACCCAGTCCTGATAAGcctttgattttgtatttgaCCGTGTTTGACAATTCAATGGGATGTGtgttgggccaacatgatgataCAGGAAAGAAGGAAAAAGGCAATATATTACTCAGCAAGAAATTTACTGAGTGTGAAATGAGATACCCGCCAATTGAGAGATTGTGTTACGCCTTGGTCTGAACGACTCGGAGGTTGaggcagtacatgttgtaccacacgacttggttaatctcgaAACTAGACCCTCtcaagtacatgatggagtcaaccgccttgaatggaagaatggcccgATGGAAAATTCTGCCTTCGAATTCGACATaatctatgtgaaccagaaggctGTGAAGGGGAGCGCAATAACAGATTTTCTAGCCAGCAGAGCTCTAGAAAACTATGAGcccttgaactttgatttcccaatgAGATCTAATGTATGTGGCGATTGTTGAAGAGGACACGCCCGAAAATCATTCTTGGAAACTGAATTTCGATGGGCATCAATGCCGTTGGTAACGGAGTTGGGGTAGTCTTGATAtcccaaatggagatcattatccattcacttgtAAGCTGGATTTTAACTGCACAAACAATATGACAGAGTACGAAACATGTATCATGAGAATTCGAGCAGTATAGACCACAAAATCAAGGTGCTAGAGGTATATGGAGACTCTGTATTAGTGATCTATCAACTTaaacgggcatgggagaagcgagaTCCCAAGCTAATCAGTTATCGAAAGTTAGTTCTAGAGTTAATTGAGCAGTTTGATGATATCAACTTCTTTTATCTCCCACgtgatgaaaatcagatggccgaTGCCTTGGCTACATTAGCTTCTATGATCagaataaatgaaaaagatatgAAGCCAATCCAGAGTATTTGTGAGTTTCTGGCTCATTACTGCAATATAGATGAAGAAGAGGAGAGagatgatcatccttggtatcaTGACAttctaaaatatgtaaaaaacCATGAATACCCAGAGCAAGTAACTGAAAATGACAAGAGAACGTTGAAAAGGCTCGCCAATGACTATGTCTTAATAGGGAGATATTGCATAAAAGGAGGAAGGTTCAGGTGTTATTAAGATGCGTTGATGCTGTAAAAGTGAAGAAAAtcctggaagaagtccatgagtgTGTCTGTGagacgcat
The sequence above is drawn from the Gossypium hirsutum isolate 1008001.06 chromosome A05, Gossypium_hirsutum_v2.1, whole genome shotgun sequence genome and encodes:
- the LOC121228984 gene encoding uncharacterized protein — its product is MYHENSSSIDHKIKVLEVYGDSVLVIYQLKRAWEKRDPKLISYRKLVLELIEQFDDINFFYLPRDENQMADALATLASMIRINEKDMKPIQSICEFLAHYCNIDEEEERDDHPWYHDILKYVKNHEYPEQVTENDKRTLKRLANDYVLIGRYCIKGGRFRCY
- the LOC121229616 gene encoding EID1-like F-box protein 2, producing MILTKQYRCIHSSSCQCTKGHLSEDVIFLVFQQLNWNPKLIATLSCVCKWFDDLAKRVLWKEFCKTRAPKMMLDLQSSGSHSVDGNWRALGKLLIYCSGCSGGRLFNSVQIPGHFVYRTRFSRTSGKSFLLPQCRTDILYVSDPCEHLDQGDEGDVGFFRGVFKSFLVSKVRKMLIDRAAKLHPTAVCPYCKAKLWDMLQAKMIPQSASCRLGAYEDCIEYYVCLNGHMLGICTLLPLSDSEEASESE